In Pseudomonadota bacterium, one genomic interval encodes:
- a CDS encoding thioredoxin domain-containing protein, with amino-acid sequence MSETPRPTQTNRLAAEKSPYLLQHAANPVDWYPWSREAFERSVAHDKPILLSVGYSACHWCHVMAHECFEDKDIAAQMNELFINIKVDREERPDVDQVYQLVVQLLGRSGGWPLTVFLTPERKPFFGGTYFPPQDRYGMPGFPTVLSSVARGFREQRSELERSAAEVTRRIAEIAAPGTLRAEPAESSLRTAVSSLRRQADEQHGGFGDAPKFPNSMNLELLLRGHRRGFGSACLEHVRRSLDRMRAGGIYDQLGGGFHRYSTDARWLVPHFEKMLYDNALLTRIYLDAFRATGEERYADTVRETLAYVQREMLSPEGAFFATQDADSEGREGVFFVWNPKQLERELQPDEARAAALLYGVSEEGNFEEGQSVLHENRPLAAVAKQLDRSEPQVQTLLSSARHKLWQARERRPRPFRDEKILASWNGLMIGAVAEAGGALGEPGLVETAARALSFCRGSLMQQASLSRIYMGGASATAAFLDDYANLANAAIDVYENSFEESALEFADELVQAALDRFWDWEHSVFWYTPAGGEALIVRCQDVFDGAVPSATSSMCRAMLRLHALGGQEQLLQRVELVLRALGPRAADNPMGYGNLLCVMDSYFAGATQIVLVGKRSDPALQDLARAVRGSYLPHRALLFRPSDAPRTALPWLPDFAATLEARDGRATAYVCRQRSCSAPVTDPEQLMQMLAESGVG; translated from the coding sequence ATGAGCGAAACCCCGCGACCAACGCAAACCAACCGCCTGGCGGCCGAGAAGTCGCCCTATCTGTTGCAGCACGCCGCAAACCCCGTCGACTGGTACCCGTGGAGCAGGGAAGCCTTCGAGCGCTCGGTGGCGCACGACAAGCCGATCTTGCTATCGGTCGGCTACAGCGCCTGCCACTGGTGTCACGTCATGGCCCACGAGTGCTTCGAGGACAAGGACATCGCGGCGCAGATGAACGAGTTGTTCATCAACATCAAGGTCGACCGCGAGGAGCGTCCAGATGTGGACCAGGTCTATCAGCTGGTGGTGCAGCTGCTGGGTCGCAGCGGTGGCTGGCCGCTCACGGTCTTCCTGACACCCGAGCGCAAGCCGTTCTTCGGCGGGACCTATTTCCCTCCACAGGATCGCTACGGCATGCCCGGTTTTCCGACGGTGCTTTCGAGTGTCGCGCGTGGATTTCGCGAGCAGCGCAGCGAGCTCGAGCGCTCTGCCGCGGAGGTAACCCGACGTATCGCCGAGATAGCCGCTCCCGGCACGTTGCGGGCAGAGCCCGCGGAAAGCTCGCTGCGCACGGCCGTGAGCAGCTTGCGCCGGCAAGCCGATGAGCAGCACGGCGGCTTCGGGGATGCTCCCAAGTTTCCCAACAGCATGAACCTCGAGCTGCTCTTGCGCGGTCATCGCAGGGGATTTGGGAGCGCCTGTCTCGAACATGTCCGCCGCAGTCTCGACCGGATGCGCGCCGGCGGGATCTACGATCAGCTTGGTGGAGGGTTTCATCGCTATTCGACCGATGCGCGCTGGCTCGTGCCGCACTTCGAGAAGATGCTGTACGACAACGCCCTTTTGACACGCATCTACCTGGACGCGTTTCGGGCTACCGGCGAGGAACGCTACGCCGATACCGTGCGCGAAACCCTCGCCTACGTGCAGCGCGAGATGCTGTCGCCCGAAGGCGCGTTCTTTGCCACACAGGATGCGGACAGCGAGGGTAGGGAGGGAGTCTTTTTCGTATGGAACCCGAAGCAGCTCGAGCGCGAGCTGCAGCCCGACGAGGCCCGTGCCGCTGCGCTGTTGTACGGCGTGAGCGAGGAGGGCAACTTCGAGGAAGGCCAGAGCGTGCTCCACGAAAACAGGCCGCTGGCGGCGGTTGCGAAACAGCTCGATCGATCCGAGCCCCAGGTGCAAACCCTGCTCTCGAGCGCGCGACACAAGCTCTGGCAGGCGCGCGAGCGGCGACCCCGTCCCTTTCGTGACGAGAAGATCCTGGCTTCCTGGAATGGCCTGATGATCGGGGCGGTGGCCGAGGCCGGCGGTGCCCTCGGCGAGCCTGGCCTGGTCGAAACGGCAGCACGCGCGCTGAGCTTCTGCAGGGGGTCGTTGATGCAGCAAGCAAGCCTCTCGCGCATCTACATGGGCGGCGCGAGCGCTACCGCTGCGTTCCTCGATGACTACGCGAACTTGGCCAACGCAGCCATCGACGTGTACGAGAACAGCTTCGAAGAGTCCGCCCTCGAGTTCGCCGACGAGCTCGTTCAGGCGGCGCTGGACCGCTTCTGGGATTGGGAGCACTCGGTCTTTTGGTACACGCCTGCCGGCGGGGAAGCTTTGATCGTGCGCTGCCAGGACGTGTTCGACGGCGCGGTGCCTTCGGCAACTTCCTCGATGTGTCGCGCGATGCTGCGCTTGCACGCTCTCGGGGGCCAAGAGCAGCTGCTGCAACGGGTCGAGCTGGTCTTGCGTGCGTTGGGGCCGCGGGCGGCCGACAACCCCATGGGCTACGGCAACCTGCTCTGCGTCATGGACAGCTACTTTGCGGGTGCAACCCAGATCGTGCTGGTGGGCAAGCGCTCCGACCCGGCCCTGCAAGACCTTGCACGGGCGGTGCGCGGCAGCTACCTGCCCCATCGAGCCTTGTTGTTCCGTCCCAGCGACGCGCCCCGCACTGCCCTCCCTTGGCTGCCCGACTTCGCCGCAACGCTCGAGGCCCGCGACGGCCGCGCCACGGCCTACGTCTGCAGACAGCGCAGCTGCAGCGCTCCCGTCACCGATCCCGAGCAACTCATGCAGATGCTCGCGGAGTCAGGGGTCGGGTAG